A genomic region of Ochotona princeps isolate mOchPri1 chromosome 17, mOchPri1.hap1, whole genome shotgun sequence contains the following coding sequences:
- the LOC101521923 gene encoding keratin, type I cytoskeletal 14, with product MTTCSRQFTSSSMKGSCGIGGGSSRMSSVLAGGSCRAPSAYGGMSVTSSRFSSGGACGMGGGYGGGFSSSSSFGGALGSGFGGGFGGGFGGGFGGGFGGGFGGGDGLLVGSEKVTMQNLNDRLASYLDKVRALEEANTDLEVKIRDWYQRQRPAEIKDYSSYFKTIEELRNKILTATVDNANVLLQIDNARLAADDFRTKYETELNLRMSVEADINGLRRVLDELTLARADLEMQIESLKEELAYLRKNHEEEMNSMRGQVGGDVNVEMDAAPGVDLSRILNEMRDQYEKMAEKNRKDAEDWFFTKTEELNREVATNSELVQSGKSEISELRRSVQNLEIELQSQLSMKASLENSLEETKGRYCMQLSQIQEMIGGVEEQLAQLRCEMEQQNQEYKILLDVKTRLEQEIATYRRLLEGEDAHLSSSQFSSGSQSSRDVTSSSRQIRTKVVDVHDGKVVSSHEQVLRTKN from the exons ATGACCACCTGCAGCCGCCAGTTCACCTCCAGCTCCATGAAGGGCTCCTGTGGCATCGGCGGTGGCTCCAGCCGCATGTCCTCCGTCTTGGCCGGAGGGTCCTGCCGGGCCCCCAGTGCCTACGGGGGCATGTCTGTCACCTCCTCCCGCTTCTCCTCTGGTGGAGCCTGCGGGATGGGGGGTGGCTATGGTGGCGGcttcagcagtagcagcagctttGGTGGGGCCCTGGGTAGTGGCTTTGGTGGAGGCTTTGGTGGTGGTTTTGGTGGTGGCTTTGGTGGTGGCTTTGGTGGTGGctttggtggtggtgatgggcttCTGGTGGGCAGTGAGAAGGTCACCATGCAGAACCTCAATGATCGCCTGGCCTCCTACCTGGACAAGGTGCGTGCCCTGGAGGAGGCCAACACCGACCTGGAGGTGAAGATCCGTGACTGGTACCAGAGGCAGCGGCCGGCTGAGATCAAAGACTACAGCTCCTACTTCAAGACCATTGAGGAGCTGCGGAACAAG ATCCTCACGGCCACTGTGGACAATGCCAATGTCCTCCTGCAGATTGATAATGCCCGCTTGGCAGCCGATGACTTCCGTACCAA GTACGAGACAGAGCTGAACCTACGCATGAGTGTGGAGGCCGACATCAACGGACTGCGCAGGGTGCTGGACGAGCTGAccctggccagagctgacctggagATGCAGATCGAGAGCCTGAAAGAAGAGCTGGCCTACCTGAGGAAGAACCATGAGGAG GAGATGAATTCTATGAGAGGCCAGGTGGGCGGAGATGTCAACGTGGAGATGGACGCCGCTCCTGGCGTGGACCTGAGCCGCATCCTGAACGAGATGCGCGACCAGTACGAGAAGATGGCGGAGAAGAACCGCAAGGACGCGGAGGACTGGTTCTTTACCAAG ACGGAGGAGCTGAACCGTGAGGTGGCCACCAACAGCGAGCTGGTGCAGAGTGGCAAGAGCGAGATCTCGGAGCTGCGCCGCTCCGTGCAGAACCTGGAAATCGAGCTGCAGTCTCAGCTCAGCATG AAAGCATCCCTGGAGAACAGCCTGGAGGAGACCAAAGGCCGCTACTGCATGCAGCTGTCCCAGATCCAGGAGATGATTGGaggggtggaggagcagctggcacagctgCGCTGCGAGATGGAGCAGCAGAACCAGGAGTACAAGATCCTGCTGGATGTGAAGACGCGGCTGGAGCAGGAGATTGCCACCTACCGCCGCCTGCTGGAGGGCGAGGATGCCCA cctctcctcctctcagttctCTTCTGGCTCTCAATCATCCAGAGACG TGACCTCCTCCAGCCGACAGATCCGCACCAAGGTTGTGGACGTGCATGACGGCAAGGTGGTATCGTCCCACGAGCAGGTCCTTCGCACCAAGAACTAA